In the genome of Anabaena cylindrica PCC 7122, the window AAAAAATAGTTAATACTTTAGCTATAAAATAAAAACCCTTACACTCATTCAGTGCAGGGGTTTTCATTTATCAATCGCTCAAACCAATATTTGATTATGGATTGGTAATTAGAGAAATTATTACTAAAAACGCATTTAAGCAGAAGTTCGTGCCAACAATACTGGACAAGTTGCATTAACTCGGACGTAATCAGACAAAGAAGCGCCAATCAATCGGTCTAGATCAACAAAACTCTTAGCAATAGATGGACGACGATCTGGAGAACCTAATACTAACAAGTCTACATTCAGTTCTTCAGCTAAACGACAAATTTCTTCCCCAGGTTTGCCACTACTGGTGACACAACGAACCGCGACACCTTGTCTCTCTGCTTCTGCAACTGCAAGCCCTAGAACTGAATTTTTTTCTGGCTTAATATCAGTAATTCCCGATAATTTGCCACCTAAATCTGTATTAATATTAGCCAAAATTAACTGGCCACCTGTGACACCACGCAGGATGAACAGAGCTAAATTCAAACAACTTGTTGCCGCTTCAGATTTATCTATAGCCACCATAGCACGCTTGATTCTTTTGACATAAATGTCATCTTTAACCAGCAACATGGGACGAGAAGATAATTGGAAAACATACTGACTAACAGAATTCCCTAAAATTGATTGCAGTCGCTTGAGTCCCCGTGAACCCATGACAATCAAGTCAGCATCCATTTCTTCAGCTACTTGGCAAACGACATCTTTAGGATCTCCTTGCCGCAAAATCGAAGAAACTTGGCTAGGATCTAAGTCCAGAGACTGAATCGCATTAGCCAGAATCTTACCACCTTCTTCCCATTTATCTGTCATTACAGCCGCAGTGCTTTGTGGGGATACAACGTGCAGAACCGTAACTTTTGCAGATTGGATTGAGGGCATTTCTTTCAATGTCTTCATCATTTCTTCTGCGTGTCCCAGTCCAGAGACAGCCAGCAAAATTTTTTCTATCATCTTCCGTAATTGTTCTTAAGGGTTCTTTGGGTTTCGCTGCTAGTACTGAGCATCAGAACTGATGTTCTCCACTTTGCTCAACAACCTAGTCAGTAAATAGGCACAAATTAACTTTAGTTATTAGTTATTTAGTTATTAGTTAGTGCTACTAACACTAGCCAATGAGAAGAAAACTAATAAATTTTTAAGTTTCTTTGCGCTTAATTACTTAAAATTGCAACTAGGCTTTCGATAGATTAAGCATACTCTCAATTTACCCTAACAAACTTTACGAAATATGATGTTAGTTATTATTTTTAATCTATATTTATCTTTTTTAAACTGGTAACTGGTGATTGCTGAAAGCCTTGAAGCAACTGGGTTTATATTCAGGATAGGCTCAATAACCTACTACATTTATAAGCGCAGCCATGCCCGCATGGCTTTACAAAACTCAGCATTCACTCAGCACTTTGCTACACCTGCAAACCGACTTACCAAGGATTGCCAACCATTGTGAATGCTGCCCAATAATAAGGATGGGAAAGGGATTCATTCGGTTGTTCAAAACTTTCAGTAGGTAAAGGTAAGCTGCCAACTTGTTCCAAACCTTGTAACTGACCATTTTTTAAATAAATCTTCCCTGTTGCCATAGCTACTTGAGCTTCTCGGAGGGCTTCTGCACGAATAGGAGAAGTTTTTAAACTCTCGTAAAATTTTGCCATCAATGCAGCTGTCCCAGTGTCGTTAACAGCCCAAAGACTGGCAACACTAGTTTTTACACCTGCCAATACTGCTAAACCTGCAAATCCAATTTCTGCTTCTTTATTCCCCAAAGCACTTCTACAAGCACTCAGTACCAGCATTTCCACCGGGGGGTTATTAAAACCTAATTGCCTGATTTCGTTCAAACGTAATTTATTTTCCCATAGTTGAATATAGGAATTATCCACAGCACCGCCAATAAAATCAGCATGGGTGGCCATGTGAATAATGCCAAAAGGTTGATAGCGACGGAGAGATTTCAGATTATCTAACGTGGCTTGTTCGTTCAACAATAATTTGCCAGGCCAGAGTTTATTAACTAATGTTGATAACTCTATAGGTACTGCTGGTAAAGGTTCTTGCCCTTGGGTACTCAGAGAAACACCCATTGCTAAGAGTTGGGATTGTTTGATGTCTGTATAGAGGGTATTGGTTAAGCTGAGGCTAGGCATTAAACCAATACTATAATTTTCGACCAAAAATTTTTGCCCATCATGAAGAGCAGCCATAGGGGTTGAGCGTAAGCCGACATCTGGTAAGAAAACCAGGTTTTTGATGCCTTGAGTTTGTAAATCTGCCTGTATTGGGGCAATTATCCAACGATAAAGTTGTTGAGCAGGTTGCAAGTAAGTTTTGCGGGTGCGGAACTGTGGACTAGCGATTTGGTCACGAAATTC includes:
- a CDS encoding universal stress protein, with the protein product MIEKILLAVSGLGHAEEMMKTLKEMPSIQSAKVTVLHVVSPQSTAAVMTDKWEEGGKILANAIQSLDLDPSQVSSILRQGDPKDVVCQVAEEMDADLIVMGSRGLKRLQSILGNSVSQYVFQLSSRPMLLVKDDIYVKRIKRAMVAIDKSEAATSCLNLALFILRGVTGGQLILANINTDLGGKLSGITDIKPEKNSVLGLAVAEAERQGVAVRCVTSSGKPGEEICRLAEELNVDLLVLGSPDRRPSIAKSFVDLDRLIGASLSDYVRVNATCPVLLARTSA